The genomic window CGTCTGGGTTCGGATGTTCCACCGACCAGTCCACCAGATTCTTAGAACGAGCCATCAGACCTCGATCGCCCAGAACTACGAATTCACCAGCCTCGTTGGAGTAAACGGCGTGCGGGTCCGCAGCGAAGATCTCAGGCTTCAGAACCTTCCAGGGCTCGGCACAGGTGCTCTGTAGGCTCATGGCCAGCCATATCCACATCATCAGCCAGTACCCGGCCGCACACGATCGCTCGTCACGTCGGCGGCAACACTCGCCAGGAGAATGCTTCGATGGATCGATAGATCCCAAGCAACCAAGGTAAGAACGACAACGATCCATGTTTGTCTTTCCCATATTCTTTTCTCCCGAGCCCCGACATCCATGTCGGGTTCTATCATGTTAGGTAAAATTACCTTGCATGATCGCCAGCGGATGGGAAGACGGTAGGCACCAGACCGCCCAGCTGTCCACTCCCTAAAATGTGGAATCCACAGAGCGGGCAGCCGAGGAAACACTGCCGAGATCCCTACGGTGGCACCTCGGCCCGTTCTGCAATCGCAATTAAGTCCGCAACAAGTGAGGCAACGAATCTTGGAGGGGAGATCTTGCGGTCTACCTAAGAGGCCATACCGCTGGGCTGATCGCCCCACTCCGACCAGGGTGCCGATAGATCACTCAACCTACTCAGTTGACTTGGCTGCAAAACAACTCATACCACTCTGGAAAGGGATCGACGATGAACGCATCAGGACACGAAGGACCAACTTGCACCAGCTTACTAACGGCGAAACTCGCTTGGGATCTTCATGCGCGCTTCTACAATGACCTGTCAGAATTCCAGGATGTCGAACCCGAAGCGATTCGCATCGTGACTCGGATCCTAGACCATGATCTCGAGGAAGGCAGTGGGTTTATCTGTCTCTCCGGGCTGAGGAGCCTGTCCATTGATCTCGCTCAGTCGCTAGGACTTTGCGACACATCCGGACTCGATTTGTCAGGTCTTGAAGATCTCTCTCCTGAGGTCGCCCACGCTCTCGCCCAGAATCCACATCAAACGTTGGATCTGTCCGGATTGCGCACGCTCTCTGTCGAATCTGCACTAGCTCTTTCCGCACATTCTGGCCCCTTGAACCTCTCAGGACTCCAAACAACGACGGAAGATCTCGCGTCCGCGCTCGCGCGACACACCGGCACGCTTCACCTCGGCGGCATTCGCTCGCTGACCAATGAGACCCTGCAAAAGTTAGCGGCAGGAACTGGCTCGCTGGTGCTCTCGGGCATCGTTCATCTTCCCCTGGAATCCCTTCCTAGCCTGGCGTCAAACCGACAGAGGCTGGATCTCTCCGGGCTAACCGAGTTACCGATGGCTGCGGCCAAGATCCTGTCACGCCCCGAATCGCCCGCTCAACTTCAGCTGAACGGCATCCAACGGCTAGATGAGGATTTAGCCGCCCTGCTGGCGCTTAGGACAGGAACAACGACTCTCGATGGCTGCGACCAAATTTCCGACGGTGCCTTTCATTTGCTGGCGCAGGCCGCGTCGCAACCAAACACCAAGTTTCGACTCTCGGGTCTCTCCGTCCTTAGCCAACCGAAGCTTCGTTCCCTGGAGCTACATCCGTCGGATCTGAACCTTACAGGACTGACCGTTGTAACCCCTGACTCCGCTGAGGCCCTGATTCGTACCCACCCCAACTTTTTGCTTTTCGAGAACCTGAATTATTTAAGTACTGAGGCAGCCTCCGTTTTATCTCGATATGCTGGCCACGGCATACACCCGAGTTTGCTGGATCGAATGCAGGAGGAAAACAGCGGCACAATCCCGGTTGTCGAGGATCTACACTCGACGATGGCGGAGATGGATCGTCGCTTTGGAATTTTGTTCCGATCGCTGAGTTCGATCACGCCTGAAGCGGCAGAAGCGCTGTGCCACGTTGACGGTTTGCCGATCGAGCTCAATTCACTGACAACGCTCTGTGAGAGGACAGCCTCGGCCATGGCCGCAGGTCACAGACACTGGCGTTTATGGGGGATCCGCGAGGTATCTCCCGAGACCGCCAGGGCAATCGCATGCTCTGAGTATCCACTGGACTGCAGCGGACTGACTTCCCTTTCCACCGATGTCGCCAGGGAACTGGCGAAATGCCGGTGGGGCCTGCAGTTGTCCAAGATCACCTCGCTCTCCACGGAAGAGGCTCGGGAACTCCGCAATTACCAAGGACCCTCACTTAATCTTTCCGGACTTTCTCATCTCGACACAGACACAGCTCGAGTGCTAGCGGAATATCCGGTCACGTTTCTGGAGCTCTGTGGTCCTGGGAAATTGTCTCTGTTGGGGCTCAACGCGCCCAAAGAATCGGTCCTGAACATTTTGCTGAGGAAGGAAAACTTAGACATCAGCCTAAACGGACTGACCGAACTCAGTCCGCATGTTGCAAGTCTCTGTGCGGACCGAGACATCGCTTCCTTGAATTTCCCTTCCACGTTGAGCCAACTGAGCGTAGAGGCAGCGGAGGCACTTGTTCTCCATCGAGGTTCGAACATCAGCGCACGGGAATACTGGAGCCTCAAGCTTCCTGGATTAACCGAGATCCCCGAATCGTTGGCGGAAGTGCTAAAACAATACCCCGGAGCGTTGATTCTGCCAGGAGTTCGCTCGCTCTCGGAAGCGTCGGCGGCCCATCTGGCCCAGCATACCGGCGCGGCTCTCGATCTGAGCGGCGTATCAGAGCTCTCGGATCGAGCACTCGAGTTATTAGCAACTCACCGGACACAGTTGCTGCTCCGCGGTCTGACAGGTCTGTCAATTTCGGGGGCCCGTGCGCTTGCGAGACATCCATATCCACTACATCTGCCGGGCTTAAAATGTCTTCAGGTTGAAGTTCTGGATTGTTTAGGCGAGCACCGAGCGAAATGGGACCGGTATGGACAGCATTGCTTCGGTGGCGATCGGGGGTTCTTCCTCAATTTGAACGGTCTGGAAAACTTTACCGATGAGTTTGCGGAAGCCATATCCAGACAGCCCGGCGGCACCCTCTTTCTCGGATTTGCCCACATCAGTGATCGTGCATTAAAGACACTAAACCGGATCGGTCTGCTGATGCTCAAGGCGATACCAGAGACCATTAACCGTTATTGTAAAATCCGAGCCCAGCTGCGGAAGCAGTCTCCTCACCCGTAGTTTCCACAAATTCAAACGAGGGCACTTTCTTGCGGCTTTACGGTAGTAGAGTAGTAGTGCAAAAGCTCGCCGAGCCTTTGACGATGGTGCACCGAACCTTGGGCGGGGAACTCCGCAAACTCAGGACGGATGATTTGGTTGTCGAGGGCCTGATGGTTTCGTTCCTGATGATAGTGTTCAACGAACTGAGAAACCGCTTCCCGCAAGGACGCGGTAACGAACCAACCTCGCGGGAGTCCACACCTCAGCGGTGAAGAAGTCGATGGCCGCTGCAGGCATTCGATGACTGCTTGCTGCCGGCGGTTCATCCACCCGGCAAAGCCAACCAGCAGAAACGACAACGGAGTCATCGGAGGAATATCCCTTTGCCGGTCGAAAATGACCGGCTTTGCTTTGGAACTGACAACTTCCACACCTCTCGCAATCTCCACAATATCAACTGATTCGGTCCTTTCGAATTTCGGACACTACGAGCAGGCGAAGGTTGATCCCTAGGTTGAGCATTTGTAACAAAATATACTCGATTTCAGGTATAATATTGTATAGATAGATATACATCAAACATGGACCCTATCAAGAATCCATTCGCACCCGGTGCGGGTTCGCCTCCCCCAGAGCTCGTCGGCCGAGATCCTATTCTTTCCCAAGCACGGGTTCTGTTAGGGCGAGTCAAAGCGAAGAAGTCGGAGAAGAGCATGCTGTTGACCGGGCTTCGGGGGGTAGGAAAAACCGTTCTGCTAAACGAGATCGAGCGCATTGCAAGCTCGCAGGGGTATCGCACCATCGCGATCGAGGCTCACGAAGACAAAACGCTCGGACGGCTGATCGCTCCATATCTTCGGACCGTTCTCTACGACTTGGACCGAGCCGCAGGGGTAGGAGACAAGGTGAAAAGGGGATTAGCGGTTCTAAGGAGTTTCATAGGGAGCCTCAAGGTTGAGGTAGGAGATGTTTCGTTTGGTTTGGACATCGACCCGGAAAAGGGAACCGCAGATAGCGGTGATATCGAAATTGATCTGCCCAATCTTTTTGTGGCGGTTGCCGAAGCTGCGGAGGAGAGAAAAAACGCGGTAGCCGTTTTGATCGATGAGGTTCAATACTTTAATCAGAAGGAACTAGGCGCGCTCATCATGGCCATGCACAAGGTGCAACAACGCCAGCTTCCCTTAGTGCTGCTAGGCGCGGGCCTGCCCATCCTTCCCGGCCTAGCTGGCGAATCCAAATCATACGCCGAGCGGCTCTTTAATTTCCCGGA from Verrucomicrobiales bacterium includes these protein-coding regions:
- a CDS encoding ATP-binding protein; translation: MDPIKNPFAPGAGSPPPELVGRDPILSQARVLLGRVKAKKSEKSMLLTGLRGVGKTVLLNEIERIASSQGYRTIAIEAHEDKTLGRLIAPYLRTVLYDLDRAAGVGDKVKRGLAVLRSFIGSLKVEVGDVSFGLDIDPEKGTADSGDIEIDLPNLFVAVAEAAEERKNAVAVLIDEVQYFNQKELGALIMAMHKVQQRQLPLVLLGAGLPILPGLAGESKSYAERLFNFPDIGALSKEDAAKALREPAQAAGVVFEAPALAEVFRLTKGYPYFLQEWGYQSWNLAQASPITQPIVEAATEKVIPRLDQNFFRVRFDRLTPSEKNFLRAIAGLGSGPQRTGDIADALRVKISSLGPVRAKLIKKGMIYSPAHGDIAFTVPLFNEFMLRVIPQFKP